The following proteins are encoded in a genomic region of Neomicrococcus aestuarii:
- a CDS encoding LamG-like jellyroll fold domain-containing protein, whose product MQTPDKRLVTEEKLAAELAAFEPATGGGIEQVSGTVTLDSTGDPIREFYTTGATTFTANGTDTLISSYTAVVWRRTGAGSWGYQIVPESWTTPAATPDTTAPVAGTLAVDTTGTTATLTVTGASDDRGAVLYAFSKDGGTTYTGLQSDPTYTFTGLAPLTSYTWRHRVSDGTNLTLGAPVTKATPEYVPSGAYDDAVLADAPLYYWPLDDAAGSASVRNLGSGSQGTQTLTGVTLGAAGIGDGATSASFAGTSTSNKIALTGLAAPAMTASSMEMIISIGSGGQSIPILAQLTGSWNIKRYQGFTYQSGSTGYVSSGSLPGGRSHIAAVWTGTEAVFYVNGAEVARKAYTSTHNAFTGVGGEIGGGFAGRIAGVATYTTALAPARVLAHAQAAGLA is encoded by the coding sequence ATGCAAACACCTGATAAGCGACTGGTCACGGAAGAGAAACTGGCGGCTGAGCTTGCTGCGTTCGAGCCAGCAACGGGCGGTGGCATCGAGCAGGTTTCCGGCACGGTCACTCTTGACTCGACGGGTGATCCAATCCGCGAGTTCTATACGACCGGCGCGACGACGTTTACGGCCAACGGTACGGACACGCTGATCAGCAGTTATACGGCTGTTGTGTGGCGGCGTACTGGCGCGGGTTCGTGGGGTTACCAGATTGTGCCGGAGTCTTGGACGACTCCAGCTGCTACGCCGGATACGACGGCACCTGTTGCGGGTACGTTGGCGGTGGATACGACTGGTACTACTGCGACGCTTACTGTTACGGGGGCGTCTGATGATCGTGGGGCGGTGTTGTATGCCTTCTCTAAGGATGGTGGCACCACGTACACGGGTCTTCAGTCTGACCCCACGTATACGTTCACGGGGCTTGCTCCGTTGACTTCGTACACGTGGCGGCATCGTGTTTCGGACGGGACTAATCTGACCCTAGGTGCGCCGGTTACGAAGGCGACTCCTGAGTATGTTCCTTCGGGTGCTTACGATGACGCCGTTCTCGCTGATGCGCCTCTATATTATTGGCCACTGGATGATGCGGCTGGCTCCGCTTCGGTGCGTAATCTTGGGTCTGGTTCGCAGGGCACGCAAACGCTCACGGGTGTCACTCTCGGTGCGGCTGGTATTGGTGATGGAGCAACATCTGCGTCTTTCGCGGGCACTTCCACGAGCAACAAGATTGCACTTACCGGTCTCGCCGCACCCGCTATGACGGCATCGAGCATGGAGATGATCATCTCTATTGGTAGTGGCGGCCAGAGCATTCCCATCTTGGCACAGCTCACCGGATCGTGGAATATAAAGCGGTATCAAGGGTTCACTTACCAGTCGGGCTCAACGGGGTACGTCTCTTCTGGAAGTTTGCCCGGCGGAAGATCCCATATCGCGGCAGTGTGGACGGGAACTGAAGCCGTCTTCTATGTGAACGGCGCAGAAGTTGCTCGCAAAGCGTATACGTCAACCCATAATGCATTTACCGGCGTGGGTGGCGAAATCGGTGGCGGGTTCGCTGGTCGGATTGCTGGCGTAGCGACATACACAACGGCGCTCGCTCCCGCTCGGGTGCTCGCCCACGCGCAGGCGGCAGGTCTGGCATGA
- a CDS encoding IS3 family transposase (programmed frameshift) has protein sequence MPKQFPPEVRDRAVRMTMDRLSEYPSVYAACKALAPKLGVGPESLRRWVVQAQIDAGEKTGPSTDELEEIKRLRAEVRDLKESNEILKQASNFLREGARPSPPLICRFIDEMRAEGYAVESICAVLREQGVRVAARTYRAWKKRLPALRTIEDARLTDALRAVKVPDAKGRPRPEIIYGRRKMTQWLRRNGFPEASKHTVDRLMREEGMNGLVRGRKTRTTIPGKDGRRAGDLVNRDFTAAAPNQIWVTDFTYVPVYSGFVYVALVIDLYSRAILGWETSTVKDTAFVEHCLRMALWRREHTGRPAPTGLIHHSDAGSQYTSIRYTDTLALEGLQPSIGSVGDAYDNAAAETVMGLFKNEAVAKDSPFRSGALKTETDVMEIVFEWVHWYNNERLHSALDHQTPEEYEQTYYDLQTSSLPDDAANKQAA, from the exons ATGCCCAAGCAGTTCCCGCCCGAAGTTCGTGACCGTGCAGTGCGCATGACCATGGATCGGTTGTCCGAATACCCGTCTGTCTATGCTGCCTGCAAGGCACTGGCCCCGAAGCTCGGGGTGGGCCCTGAATCGCTCCGGCGCTGGGTTGTCCAGGCTCAGATCGATGCCGGTGAGAAGACCGGACCAAGCACTGATGAGTTGGAGGAAATCAAGCGGCTCCGGGCTGAGGTGCGGGACTTGAAAGAGTCTAACGAGATCCTGAAACAGGCCTCGA ATTTTCTTCGCGAGGGAGCTCGACCCTCGCCGCCGTTGATCTGTCGATTCATCGACGAAATGCGCGCTGAAGGTTACGCGGTCGAGTCGATCTGTGCCGTCCTGCGGGAGCAGGGCGTGCGGGTCGCCGCACGAACCTACCGGGCGTGGAAGAAACGCCTTCCAGCCCTGCGCACCATCGAAGACGCCCGCCTCACCGATGCACTTCGTGCTGTGAAAGTCCCCGACGCGAAGGGACGCCCCCGTCCCGAGATCATCTACGGACGGCGGAAAATGACACAGTGGCTGCGCCGTAACGGCTTCCCGGAAGCCTCCAAACACACCGTGGACCGGCTCATGCGCGAAGAAGGCATGAACGGGCTCGTCAGAGGCCGCAAGACCCGCACCACCATCCCCGGCAAGGACGGCCGCCGTGCCGGGGACCTGGTGAACCGGGACTTCACCGCCGCGGCTCCGAACCAGATCTGGGTCACTGATTTTACGTACGTCCCGGTCTACTCCGGATTCGTCTACGTTGCCCTGGTCATCGACCTGTATTCCCGGGCGATCCTCGGCTGGGAAACTTCAACCGTCAAGGACACCGCGTTTGTCGAACACTGCCTGCGGATGGCCTTGTGGCGGCGCGAACACACCGGCCGCCCGGCACCGACGGGACTAATTCACCACAGCGATGCCGGAAGCCAGTACACCTCGATCCGGTACACCGACACCCTGGCCTTGGAGGGCCTACAACCGTCCATTGGCAGCGTTGGTGACGCCTATGACAACGCAGCAGCCGAGACCGTGATGGGGTTGTTCAAGAACGAGGCCGTTGCGAAGGATTCACCGTTCCGCAGCGGGGCGTTGAAGACCGAAACCGACGTCATGGAAATCGTCTTCGAGTGGGTCCACTGGTACAACAACGAACGCCTGCATTCCGCCCTGGACCACCAAACGCCAGAGGAATACGAGCAGACATATTATGATCTACAAACCAGCTCGTTACCCGACGACGCCGCCAACAAACAAGCGGCATGA
- a CDS encoding GDSL-type esterase/lipase family protein has product MLGDSWVEGKSYRPNADGTGVDNGPGFEHMAFLTARLLNAAPIIGGIGGTGYVNRYPNSHYGVASRMDRLIGHQPDMVLVFGSINDGANSGVEAAALEVYGRIANELPGVPVLVCATQDYGEGAPAATAPNPGHGAAAAASPNVAGHVEPNVENWVTSAHAGLVNNSYDNAHLTTFGNRLYAEKLAAFIAASLGITA; this is encoded by the coding sequence ATCCTCGGTGATTCGTGGGTGGAAGGAAAATCGTACCGACCTAATGCGGACGGCACGGGTGTTGACAATGGCCCGGGATTTGAGCATATGGCGTTCCTTACGGCTCGCCTACTCAATGCCGCTCCGATCATCGGAGGCATCGGGGGCACTGGGTATGTGAACCGGTACCCTAACTCACACTATGGGGTAGCATCTCGCATGGATCGGCTTATCGGACATCAGCCAGACATGGTTCTTGTCTTCGGATCTATCAACGACGGCGCGAACTCAGGCGTTGAAGCCGCCGCGCTGGAGGTTTATGGGCGGATCGCCAATGAGCTTCCGGGCGTGCCGGTTCTAGTGTGTGCTACTCAGGACTATGGTGAGGGCGCGCCTGCAGCGACCGCGCCAAACCCGGGACACGGGGCAGCAGCCGCGGCATCGCCGAATGTTGCTGGGCATGTCGAGCCGAATGTTGAGAACTGGGTGACCAGTGCGCATGCGGGTCTCGTGAACAACTCTTACGACAATGCGCACTTAACGACCTTTGGAAATCGCCTTTATGCCGAGAAGTTGGCCGCGTTTATAGCGGCTTCTCTAGGGATCACAGCGTAA
- a CDS encoding M23 family metallopeptidase gives MQYSPPVPSNCRHISGSEFAKISAIRGGIPHAGIDFQPPTAGQLGVPVYAVVAGVVEALFTEIKPGDLSNPLYPRHTGNVVAIRDDLGRVWTYQHGRNFQVKYGQRVESGQHLCDMWKSGNVSGVHLHMGLRVNGEWQDPTPVLKANGVWPIGYKPTVTPTSTTAKDEIDMASLADLRIIVTKAIDTAVSKLATANQVNSVYIRQREYQASTDEQIRQLAEATKTTIDYGKVKEAAKAGASAAIAEGVTIEGTATVELKAAE, from the coding sequence ATGCAGTACAGCCCACCAGTACCCTCGAACTGCCGTCACATTAGCGGCTCAGAGTTCGCGAAAATCTCAGCTATCCGTGGCGGCATCCCACACGCGGGTATCGACTTCCAACCTCCAACCGCTGGGCAACTCGGCGTACCTGTGTACGCGGTAGTGGCCGGCGTTGTCGAAGCGCTGTTCACTGAGATCAAACCCGGCGACCTGAGCAATCCGCTCTACCCGCGCCACACCGGCAATGTCGTCGCAATCCGCGACGATCTTGGACGCGTGTGGACATACCAGCACGGGCGTAACTTCCAAGTGAAGTACGGACAGCGCGTCGAGTCAGGCCAGCACCTCTGCGACATGTGGAAATCCGGCAACGTGTCCGGCGTCCACCTGCACATGGGACTTCGCGTAAACGGCGAATGGCAAGACCCAACCCCAGTACTCAAAGCTAACGGCGTCTGGCCAATTGGCTACAAGCCAACCGTTACACCAACCTCCACCACCGCAAAGGACGAAATCGACATGGCATCACTAGCAGACCTCCGCATCATCGTCACCAAAGCAATCGACACCGCAGTAAGCAAGCTCGCCACGGCCAACCAGGTCAACAGCGTCTACATCCGCCAACGCGAATATCAGGCATCCACCGACGAGCAGATTCGACAGCTCGCAGAAGCCACCAAGACCACCATCGACTACGGCAAGGTCAAGGAAGCCGCAAAGGCTGGCGCATCCGCAGCTATCGCGGAAGGTGTCACCATCGAAGGCACGGCGACCGTAGAGCTCAAGGCGGCTGAGTAA
- a CDS encoding holin has translation MLWTSAFWKGAAERAIKTFAQVLASYFAVGTTGLIEFNWITSLSLAGGALVASLLTSIGNAEFTAGTSYDGKYVDVSE, from the coding sequence ATGTTGTGGACTAGCGCATTCTGGAAAGGTGCGGCGGAAAGAGCGATCAAGACTTTCGCACAAGTCCTCGCGAGCTACTTCGCCGTTGGCACCACGGGACTCATAGAGTTCAACTGGATCACCTCGCTATCCCTTGCGGGTGGCGCGCTTGTTGCGTCATTGCTGACCTCCATCGGCAACGCTGAATTCACGGCTGGCACGAGCTACGACGGCAAGTATGTGGATGTTAGCGAGTAG
- a CDS encoding tyrosine-type recombinase/integrase encodes MELPPGLDGKRRRKVVRRKSKQEALSELRKIKGELSKSHDVATSSITLERWSEQWLADVRKKRSPSTVNGYVIAFREYINPLLGRRRLDKITPSDVRRMHEVLFETPKDKKLRFLSDPPEDAEMLSSTYILLIHNTLSGALKGAVREGIIASNVCERVDRPQKRVAKEVALTIDEYRRVFAYVVTRPDGALWATYLLTGARRNEVIGLEVDRVSDVLDISWQMQRIKDISQVPESFEYRHVEKSLYLTRPKSQAGWRTPPVVDVLKAILDRHIGDRTSGLVFTDPNGGALDPAEVSKQWRQLLIDAGVNGDVKLHGVRHTTVDFLYEIGTSEHIIMQLVGHSTRGVTRGYKTRGNVGEMKKSMEGIVAMLQLPQK; translated from the coding sequence GTGGAGTTACCGCCCGGTCTCGATGGGAAGCGTCGCCGTAAAGTGGTGCGTCGAAAGTCGAAGCAAGAAGCCTTGAGTGAGCTGCGGAAGATCAAGGGCGAACTCTCGAAGTCTCACGACGTGGCGACAAGCTCGATCACACTAGAGCGATGGTCTGAGCAATGGCTGGCAGATGTGCGTAAGAAGCGCTCGCCGTCCACGGTCAACGGCTATGTGATCGCATTCCGTGAGTACATCAATCCACTACTTGGACGACGGCGACTCGATAAGATCACACCTAGCGATGTGCGCCGAATGCATGAAGTCCTATTCGAGACGCCAAAGGATAAGAAGCTTCGGTTCTTGTCGGATCCCCCAGAAGATGCAGAGATGCTTTCGAGTACGTACATCCTGCTCATTCACAACACGCTAAGTGGTGCGCTCAAAGGTGCAGTTCGCGAGGGGATCATTGCATCGAATGTCTGCGAGCGCGTAGACCGCCCACAGAAGCGCGTCGCCAAGGAGGTGGCACTGACGATTGACGAATACCGCCGCGTGTTCGCTTATGTGGTCACTCGCCCCGATGGTGCGCTATGGGCAACCTACCTACTGACCGGAGCGCGTCGCAATGAAGTGATCGGCTTGGAAGTTGATCGTGTGTCTGACGTTCTAGATATTTCGTGGCAGATGCAGCGCATCAAAGATATATCCCAGGTTCCCGAATCTTTCGAGTATCGGCATGTCGAAAAGAGCTTGTACCTCACGCGTCCGAAGTCTCAAGCGGGCTGGCGAACTCCGCCTGTTGTGGATGTGCTCAAAGCTATCCTTGATCGGCATATCGGCGACAGGACTAGCGGCCTCGTGTTCACTGATCCTAATGGTGGCGCACTGGATCCAGCCGAGGTGTCGAAGCAATGGCGACAGTTACTCATAGACGCCGGTGTCAATGGCGACGTGAAGCTCCACGGCGTGCGACATACCACGGTGGATTTCCTCTATGAGATTGGAACCTCTGAGCACATCATCATGCAGCTCGTTGGACACTCGACACGCGGCGTCACGCGAGGATATAAGACTCGTGGCAATGTCGGCGAAATGAAGAAGTCCATGGAGGGCATCGTCGCCATGCTTCAGCTCCCCCAAAAGTAG
- a CDS encoding ArsR/SmtB family transcription factor gives MLLEPRLMPLYEIKANLFKSLGHPARIRVLELLRDSEDNTAPVSHFLDYMEIEPSHLSQHLKVLRKNRVVSSRRDGAHVYYTVTDDGILELLDVALAFLTADPAPKKTTKVLATTGS, from the coding sequence ATGTTGTTAGAACCACGGCTCATGCCGCTGTATGAAATCAAGGCCAATCTCTTCAAGAGTCTGGGCCACCCGGCGCGCATTCGAGTCCTTGAGCTCTTGCGCGACTCAGAGGACAACACCGCTCCCGTTTCCCACTTCTTGGACTACATGGAAATTGAGCCGAGCCATCTCTCGCAGCATTTGAAGGTGCTGCGCAAAAACCGGGTTGTGAGTTCGCGACGCGATGGTGCACACGTGTACTACACGGTCACCGACGACGGCATCCTGGAACTCCTGGACGTCGCTTTGGCGTTCTTGACCGCGGATCCTGCGCCCAAGAAAACTACCAAGGTTCTCGCGACAACCGGTTCTTGA
- a CDS encoding extracellular solute-binding protein, whose amino-acid sequence MTGCGPAQETTPTLTWYINPDDGGQAELAQQCTTEANGKYRIQTSLLPNEAASQREQLARRLAAGDSSMDIMSLDPPFIPELAEPGFLAPIPEDVAERTTQNTLEGALAGAQWKGELVTVPFWANTQLLWYRKSVVEKAGLDASKPITWDQLIEVARDQKKFLGVQGSRAESMTVWINALVESSGGHVVENPEAPADEISIGLDSEAGQKAAEIVGTIGREGLGSPGLPTQAENASMLLFQGDDGSFMVNWPFVWPATNSAIKAGTLPASLASDIGWTIYPRTDASKESAPPLGGINLGVGSSSKHPDLAYEAIECIVSPEHQTQYFVTNGNPPSDSTAYDAAEVKEKFPMAPVIRESLDQAAPRPQTPYYNEVSTSIQQFWAPASDVTADTPKNNTEFILQVLRGERLL is encoded by the coding sequence ATGACAGGCTGCGGACCAGCTCAGGAGACCACCCCGACGCTGACGTGGTACATCAATCCAGACGATGGCGGTCAGGCCGAACTGGCTCAGCAATGCACCACCGAGGCTAACGGTAAGTACCGGATCCAGACCTCCCTGCTGCCCAATGAAGCGGCATCGCAGCGAGAGCAACTGGCTCGCCGCCTTGCGGCTGGCGATTCCTCGATGGACATCATGAGTCTTGACCCGCCGTTCATCCCGGAGCTCGCAGAACCAGGCTTCCTAGCGCCCATTCCAGAGGATGTCGCCGAGCGCACCACGCAAAACACGCTCGAGGGCGCTCTTGCAGGCGCCCAATGGAAGGGTGAGCTCGTCACCGTCCCGTTCTGGGCTAACACGCAGCTCTTGTGGTACCGCAAGTCCGTCGTTGAAAAGGCCGGGCTGGACGCGTCCAAGCCGATCACGTGGGATCAGCTCATCGAAGTAGCGCGGGACCAAAAGAAGTTCCTCGGCGTTCAAGGTAGCCGGGCGGAATCCATGACGGTGTGGATCAACGCGCTGGTGGAATCCTCCGGCGGCCACGTGGTGGAGAACCCCGAGGCACCTGCTGACGAAATCAGCATCGGCCTCGATTCGGAAGCCGGTCAGAAGGCCGCCGAAATCGTCGGCACTATCGGTCGAGAAGGCCTGGGCTCACCGGGTCTTCCCACGCAGGCAGAAAACGCCTCCATGCTACTGTTCCAGGGCGATGACGGCTCCTTCATGGTGAACTGGCCGTTCGTCTGGCCAGCCACCAACTCAGCGATCAAGGCCGGAACCCTTCCAGCCTCACTCGCTAGTGACATTGGTTGGACCATCTACCCTCGCACGGATGCTTCCAAGGAATCAGCGCCGCCACTGGGTGGCATCAACCTTGGCGTCGGTTCCTCCTCGAAGCACCCGGACCTCGCTTATGAAGCCATCGAGTGCATCGTCTCGCCAGAGCACCAAACGCAATATTTCGTCACGAACGGCAACCCGCCGTCTGACTCCACTGCGTATGACGCCGCTGAGGTGAAGGAAAAGTTCCCGATGGCCCCGGTCATTCGTGAATCGCTGGATCAGGCAGCTCCTCGCCCGCAGACTCCGTACTACAACGAGGTATCCACCTCCATTCAGCAGTTCTGGGCGCCGGCTTCGGACGTCACCGCGGACACCCCCAAGAACAACACTGAATTCATCCTGCAGGTTCTGCGAGGGGAGCGCTTGCTATGA
- a CDS encoding carbohydrate ABC transporter permease, with translation MSKVVSARQRAETRLGWLLAGPAFIIMLLVTLYPILQAVWDSLFSFRLTAPDDRELVWLKNYGVIFSDAIFWRDLGVTLLITVVTVAVELVLGFALALVMHKALKSVRGLVRTAILIPYGIITVVSAFSWYYMFDIKSGFINSWFDWIPGIGADTNWFANAGTSLFVIMASEIWKTTPFISLLLLAGLAQVPDELTEAAEVDGATWWERMKRVILPNMKAAIMVALLFRALDAFRIFDNVFIMTNGAYGTEVLSLLAYRTSIGRLEIGLGSAVSVILFICVLLITFVAVKLFKVDLAGSRGVK, from the coding sequence ATGAGCAAAGTTGTTAGCGCCCGGCAACGGGCAGAGACAAGACTCGGCTGGCTCCTAGCTGGCCCGGCCTTCATCATCATGCTGTTGGTGACGCTGTACCCCATCTTGCAAGCCGTCTGGGATTCGCTCTTTAGTTTCCGTCTCACGGCACCGGATGATCGCGAGCTCGTGTGGCTCAAGAACTATGGCGTGATCTTCTCAGACGCGATCTTCTGGCGAGACCTCGGCGTCACGCTCCTGATCACCGTGGTGACGGTCGCTGTGGAACTCGTGTTGGGCTTCGCTCTTGCACTCGTAATGCACAAGGCCTTGAAATCGGTCCGTGGACTGGTTCGCACCGCGATCCTGATTCCTTACGGCATCATCACTGTTGTCAGCGCTTTCTCCTGGTACTACATGTTTGACATCAAATCCGGGTTCATCAACTCCTGGTTTGACTGGATCCCAGGAATCGGCGCGGACACCAACTGGTTCGCAAACGCTGGAACCAGCCTCTTCGTGATTATGGCTTCCGAAATTTGGAAGACCACACCGTTCATCTCGCTCTTGCTCCTCGCGGGTCTGGCCCAAGTGCCGGACGAGCTCACGGAAGCGGCAGAGGTTGACGGTGCCACATGGTGGGAACGTATGAAGCGCGTCATCTTGCCGAACATGAAGGCGGCCATCATGGTGGCGCTCCTGTTCCGAGCGCTCGATGCCTTCCGCATCTTTGACAACGTCTTCATCATGACCAACGGCGCGTACGGCACGGAAGTGCTGTCCTTGCTGGCCTACCGCACCTCGATTGGCCGACTCGAGATCGGCCTCGGATCGGCGGTCTCGGTGATTCTGTTCATTTGCGTCCTGCTCATCACTTTTGTTGCGGTGAAGCTGTTCAAGGTTGATCTCGCAGGTTCAAGGGGTGTCAAGTAA
- a CDS encoding carbohydrate ABC transporter permease, with translation MAKKETTKTKVLWAIATIVVVVYALFPVASILMTSFKTPSDLTNGKFLPTTFSTVNYEQILVGDAQGLFLSSLRNSIGIALIATVIAVVLATLCAYAIARLDFPGKKLILTTALAVSIFPVISIVTPLFNVWRTIGLYDTWLGLIIPYLSLTLPISIWTLAAFFRQIPWELEQAAQVDGATHWQAFRKAIVPLAAPGVFTTAIIAFFIAWNDFVYGISLTSTEAARPVPAALAFFTGASQFESPTGAISAAAIIVTIPVVVLVLLFQRQIVSGLTQGAVKG, from the coding sequence ATGGCAAAGAAAGAAACCACTAAAACCAAGGTGCTGTGGGCCATCGCCACCATCGTCGTGGTTGTCTACGCGCTCTTCCCGGTGGCCTCGATCCTCATGACGAGCTTCAAGACGCCCTCGGATCTCACCAACGGCAAGTTCTTGCCCACCACGTTCTCCACCGTGAACTATGAACAAATCCTGGTGGGCGACGCTCAAGGACTGTTCTTGTCTTCGCTGCGCAACTCGATTGGCATCGCACTGATCGCAACCGTGATCGCCGTCGTACTGGCAACGTTGTGTGCTTACGCGATTGCGCGGCTTGATTTCCCGGGCAAGAAGTTGATTCTTACGACGGCGCTGGCCGTCTCGATTTTCCCCGTGATTTCGATCGTTACTCCACTGTTCAACGTGTGGCGCACCATCGGCTTGTATGACACCTGGCTGGGCTTGATCATCCCGTATCTCTCGCTCACGCTCCCGATCTCCATTTGGACACTCGCCGCGTTCTTCCGGCAGATCCCGTGGGAACTTGAGCAGGCAGCCCAAGTGGACGGCGCCACGCACTGGCAGGCGTTCCGCAAAGCCATCGTCCCGCTCGCCGCCCCGGGCGTGTTCACCACCGCGATCATCGCGTTTTTCATTGCATGGAACGACTTCGTGTACGGCATTTCGCTCACCTCTACGGAGGCAGCGCGACCAGTGCCGGCCGCCCTCGCGTTCTTCACCGGTGCTTCGCAGTTTGAGTCACCCACCGGCGCCATCTCGGCGGCAGCCATCATCGTCACCATTCCCGTGGTGGTTTTGGTGCTGCTGTTCCAGCGGCAGATCGTCTCCGGACTTACCCAGGGAGCCGTCAAGGGCTAG
- a CDS encoding ABC transporter ATP-binding protein, with translation MASITLKNIVKNYDDGFPAVNDVSIDVEDGEFIILVGPSGCGKSTLLRMVVGLEDITSGELQINGKRVNELAPRDRNLAMVFQNYALYPHLTVFENIAFPLRLNKAKLSEEEINRLVTDAAKRLELTDHLDRKPGNLSGGQRQRVAMGRAIVRQADAFLFDEPLSNLDAKLRGQMRSEISQMQRRLGITSMYVTHDQTEAMTLGDRVAVLKKGVLQQIASPRELYEQPVNLFVAGFIGSPSMNFLPATLEGGVLKTPIGNIPVPPEKAQAAAGKELILVGVRPEFFEDAALVDDRHRSNGSIFNAEISHTEWLGNEQYGYIDFEPTAEVAEVLNGLARDMDADELRPQIVVTLDAASRIRGGQSSELWLDTRKIHLFDPRTGENLTRDAEAGARATEEAAEIRKEEIARARQKDEAASH, from the coding sequence ATGGCTTCAATTACTCTCAAAAATATTGTCAAGAATTACGACGACGGCTTCCCTGCGGTGAACGATGTCTCGATCGACGTTGAGGATGGCGAGTTCATCATCCTCGTGGGTCCGTCGGGCTGTGGAAAGTCCACGCTGTTGCGCATGGTGGTGGGCCTGGAAGACATTACAAGCGGTGAGTTGCAGATCAACGGCAAGCGCGTGAACGAGCTCGCCCCGCGTGATCGCAACCTCGCGATGGTGTTCCAGAACTACGCGCTGTACCCGCACCTCACGGTCTTTGAGAACATCGCCTTCCCGCTGCGCCTCAACAAGGCGAAGCTCAGCGAAGAGGAAATCAACCGTCTCGTGACGGACGCCGCCAAGCGCCTGGAGCTCACGGACCACTTGGACCGCAAGCCCGGAAACCTCTCCGGCGGTCAGCGTCAGCGTGTGGCCATGGGCCGCGCGATTGTGCGCCAAGCGGACGCGTTCCTCTTTGATGAGCCCCTCTCCAACCTGGACGCCAAGCTCCGCGGCCAGATGCGTTCGGAGATTAGCCAGATGCAACGCCGCTTGGGCATCACGAGCATGTACGTCACGCACGATCAAACCGAGGCGATGACCCTCGGTGACCGCGTGGCCGTCCTCAAGAAAGGCGTCCTGCAGCAGATCGCGTCTCCACGCGAGCTCTACGAACAGCCGGTCAACCTGTTCGTGGCGGGTTTCATTGGTTCGCCGTCCATGAACTTCCTCCCGGCAACGCTCGAAGGCGGCGTCCTGAAGACTCCGATCGGCAACATCCCAGTTCCCCCGGAGAAGGCGCAGGCCGCGGCCGGCAAGGAGTTGATCCTGGTGGGTGTCCGTCCAGAGTTCTTCGAAGATGCAGCACTCGTGGATGACCGTCACCGCAGCAACGGTTCTATCTTCAACGCCGAAATCAGCCACACCGAGTGGTTGGGTAACGAGCAGTACGGTTACATCGATTTTGAGCCCACCGCGGAGGTCGCCGAAGTGCTCAACGGCCTGGCACGGGACATGGACGCCGATGAGCTCCGCCCGCAGATTGTGGTGACCCTCGATGCCGCGAGCCGCATCCGTGGCGGCCAGAGCAGCGAACTGTGGCTTGATACCCGCAAGATTCACCTCTTCGATCCGCGCACGGGCGAAAACCTCACGCGTGATGCCGAGGCTGGCGCGCGGGCTACGGAAGAGGCCGCAGAGATCCGTAAGGAAGAGATCGCGCGGGCGCGTCAGAAAGATGAGGCCGCTAGCCACTAG
- a CDS encoding FAS1-like dehydratase domain-containing protein, protein MAINPELQGKTYPTTEPYSVGREKIREFAHAVKAQHPAHFSVETARELGYNDLLAPPTFAIIVAQRAEALMVEDPDSGIDFSRVVHADERFTHHRPIVAGDELVATLTVDTVRAMGGGALVSSRAEIETVAGEKVATAVSSLLVRGEDQ, encoded by the coding sequence GTGGCGATCAATCCAGAGTTACAAGGGAAAACGTATCCCACCACGGAACCCTATTCGGTAGGGCGAGAGAAGATTCGCGAGTTCGCCCACGCAGTGAAGGCGCAGCATCCTGCGCACTTCAGCGTGGAGACGGCTCGCGAGCTCGGCTATAACGATCTCTTGGCTCCTCCCACCTTCGCCATCATTGTGGCGCAGCGTGCCGAGGCCCTCATGGTGGAGGATCCTGACTCCGGCATTGATTTCTCCCGTGTGGTGCACGCGGATGAGCGATTCACGCATCACCGGCCTATCGTGGCGGGTGATGAGCTTGTGGCCACGCTGACCGTGGACACCGTGCGCGCTATGGGCGGTGGTGCGCTGGTCTCTAGCCGCGCCGAGATTGAGACGGTTGCGGGGGAGAAGGTCGCTACCGCGGTCTCGAGCTTGTTGGTACGCGGGGAGGATCAGTAA